TGAAACTGGCTGAAAATGATCAAGTTGTTCTGCACATGGGTGCGGCACACAAAAATCAGGCTTTCCGTGCCCTACTATTAACAATTGAATCTGGATTAGAGAATTTTGATACAGATCTTCAAGCACCGGTGAAATATACGGACGCAAATGGTGATTTGATTTTTACTGCAGCAGAATTGGCTGGTTATTTGAATCCGGAAGTTTCCGGCTATCTATCAGCCTGGGTCCCTGTCGGTGCTGCTGATAATCAAGATGCCAGAACGGCAGCCGATTCGGCAACTAGTACCGATGGCAATGTTTTCCATTCAAATGCCGCATTGGACAGCAACGTTATTTTTGAGGGATTTTCTAATTTCCAATCAATTCCGACAGCTGAACAGCATGACGATTTTACAAACGTGAAAATCGCCGAGAACGCCGGATTGTTTAAAGATTGGGGAATCACCAGTTTCCAATTAGCACCGCAATATCGTTCCAGCACTGACAGCACATTTTTGGATTCGATTATTCAAAATGGCTACGCATTCACTGATCGGTACGACTTAGGATTTGATACGCCGACAAAATATGGCGATGTCGATGACCTAAGAGCGGCTATCAAAGCACTGCATGCCAACAACATTCAAGTCATGGCCGACTGGGTGCCCGACCAAATTTATAATCTGCAAAACCCAGAAATTATTACAGTTAACCGAACTGACTCTTATGGTCAGCCAATCGCTGGATCCGACTTGCAAAACGACCTTTACCTGGCTTACACAAATGGCGGCGGACAGTATCAAACAAAATTCGGCGGCGCTTTCCTGGAAAAACTGCAGCAGCTTTATCCCGATTTGTTTACGAAAACACAAATTTCAACCGGCCAAACGATTGATCCTAGCCAAAAAATTACTGAATGGTCGGCCAAATACTTCAACGGTTCCAACATCCAGGGCCGTGGGGCTTATTATGTGCTGCGCGATTCAGGTACAGACCAATACTTTAAAGTTATTTCAAACGATGAAAACGAAGCATTTCTGCCTAAACAGCTGACTAATCAGCCCGGCGAAACTGGCTTTTCTCAAGATGATCAGGGAATTATCTTTTTCTCGACCAGCGGTTATCAAGCCAAAAACGCTTTTGTCCAAGGCGATGACGGCAACTACTATTATTTTGATAACACTGGTCATATGGTGACTGGCCCTCAGACAATTAACGGCCGGCACTACCTTTTCTTCCCTAACGGCGTTGAAGCACAAAATGTTTTTGTCCAAAATGACCGTGGAGAGACCTACTACTACGATCAAAGAGGCCGGCAGGTTGCTAATCAGTATGTGACTGATACGAACGGCAATAGTTTCCGTTTTGACGAGAACGGCATCATGCTGGCAAACCAATTGGCTCAAGTAGACGGTCACTGGCAATTCTTCAAATCTAGCGGCGTACAGGCTAAAGATGCCTTTATTCTAGGCAGTGATGGCAAGCTGCGGTACTTTGAAAGCGGCAACGGCAATATGGCTGTCAACGAATTCAAGGGCAGCGAAAACGGCCGGTACTATTATTTCGGTGCTGATGGGCAGGCTGTCAGCGGTTTGCAAACAATTAACGGCCGCCAGCTGTACTTTGACGATCACGGCCAGCAGATGAAAGACGCCTTTTATACGAACCAATCTGGTCAGCGTTTTTACTTCAATGCCCTCACCGGCGATTTAGTTAAAGGCAATTTCATTTATACGAGTGCCTCCAGCAGTTTCACGCCTGACAACGACTCGTCCGACAGCTATCAGGGTGATAGCCATCTTTGGTACTATGCCGATAGCCAGGGGCAGATTGTGACCGGTTTTCAAACAATCAATGGTCATTTGCAATATTTTGACGATATCAGCGGACAGATGATCACAAATCGTTTCATGCGCCGGGCTGATGGTAATTGGATCTATCTCGATGAGAATGGTGAAGCAGTGCGCGGCATGCGGGTTATCAACGGTCTCACCAATTATTTTCGAGACGACTTCACTCAAGTTAAAGACGGATTTGCCCAGGATCCTAATAGCGGCGAAAGACACTACTTTAACGGGACTAATGGCGCAATGGTCACAAATGACTACTTCTCCCCAGACCAAATTCACTGGTATTATGCCGATGATAGCGGCCAGCCGGTCACTGGTTTTCAAACCATCAAAGGCCAAGTCCAGTATTTTGACCAAGATGGTATCCAACTGAAAGGCGGTTCACAGACTGACCCCGTTACAAAACAGACTTATTATTTTGACGATAAGTTTGGAAACGGTCAAATCCTCTAATATTTCGAGAAAATGAAAAAAGTTTTAAAAAAATGTTGTTTTCTTCTGAAAAGCATGTATACTAAAACTCAAGTTACATCATGAAGGCGAAATCATTCACAACTTCATTTATCTCTTCTAAACTTATCCGACGATAAAACAACTTTTCTTGTGCATTTGTTCAGCACGAAATTAGTTGTTTTTTTGTACTCAAAATTTAGGAGAATAGATAAATGAAATTATGGGGTGGACGTTTTGTAAAGTCCGAAGATCCGGACATGACCGCGTTTGATAACTCTTTGCCACAAGGCAAACTGATGTATCAAGAAGATATTTTAGGATCGATTGCACATGCGACAATGCTTGGCAAACAAGCCATTATCAGCCAGTCAGATTCCGATGCCATCGTCGCAGGCTTAAAAGAAATTCTCAGCGAAATTAAAGCCGGCAGTTTGAAAATACCCGATACAGGTTTTGAAGACATTCATAGCTTTGTCGAAAGTGTCCTGACAGAAAAAATTGGCGATGCTGGTAAGAAACTGCATACAGCACGGTCGAGAAACGACCAAGTCGCCGTTGATACAAAAATGTATATCAAAAACCGCCTGCAGGGCGTTATCGCGGAAATCGACCTTTTAATCCAAGCTTTCATCGATAAAGGCAATGCTAATCCGCAAATTATGCCGGGCTACACACATCTGCAAAAAGCGCAGACTGTGACATTCAAATATTACCTTGGCGCCTATGCACAAATGCTGAAACGGGATAAAAAACGGCTATTAAACGCCATTGATGTTATGGATGAAAACCCGCTCGGGTCCGGTGCTATAGCAGGAACGACACATGAAATCGACCGCCAACTAACTACTGACCTGCTTGGCTTTAAAAAACCAGTCGATAACTTTATCGATGGTGTCTCTGATCGGGATTATATCATCGAAGTTCTAGCTGATTTTTCAATCATGGCCATGCATCTTTCTCGTTTGTCTGAAGAATTAATTATCTTCGCCAGTCAGGAATTCAATTATGTGATCTTTGATGATTCGCTTTCAACAGGCTCTTCGATGATGCCCCAGAAGAAAAACGCTGATTCAGCAGAATTAGTTCGCGGCAGTTCAGCCTTAATCATCGGCCAGTTAAACCAAATGCTGATCCTCATGAAAGGATTACCGCTGGCATACAACAAAGATATGCAGCTGGACAAAGATACCTTTCTACCAGCCTTTGACCGGATTGAACACATGCTGCTGCTGATGAAAAAAATAGTCCTGACGCTGAAACTCAATTCCAAGAAATTAACAGCCGCCGTGAAAAATGGTTTTCTTAATGCCACCGACATGGCTGACTACCTGGTTAAAAAAGGGTTGCCCTTCAGGGATGCTCATGGCGTTGTCGGACAAGCAGTCCTAATGGCTGAGCAAGCTCATAAAAAATTGGAAGATTTAACACTCGAAGAATTACAACAGTGCAGCCCGATCATTCAGGACGATATCTATGAATACTTGGATGTCAGTCAGTCAATGACTAAAGGCATCAAAAAGGAGATGTTATGATTTCTCCCCTCATAGCGGCTTGGATTAGCCGACGACGACGATGCCCAACTGAAAATTCAAGCGAAACTGATTAAAAATGCATTGTCAAAAAATACTAAAAATACTTCATTAATAAGGAGACTATTATGTCAAAGAAAATTGTTTTAGCTTATTCCGGCGGATTGGATACCTCAGTGGCTATCCCTTGGCTCGGAGATAAAGGATATGACGTCATCGCCGTTTCATTAGATGTTGGCCAGCACGGAAAACAGATGGATGCCATTCAGAAAAAAGCTCTGAAGATCGGCGCAGTCCAGTCAATCGTGATTGATGCTAAAGATGAATTCGCTGATGATTTTGTCAGCAAGGTTATCAAATCAAACGCACTTTATGAAGGCGAATACCCTCTTCTCTCAGCTCTTTCCCGGCCTTTAATTATCAAAAAACTCGTCGAGATTGCTCATGAAAATAACGCTGTCGCGATTGCTCATGGATCTACAGGAAAAGGCAACGACCAGGTACGGTTTGAAGCTGCAATCCATGCTCTGGATCCAGAAATGCACATCGAAGCACCGATTCGTGATTTCCAGTGGTCCAGAGAAGAAGAAATCCAGTATGCCCACACGCATGATGTACCGGTACCAATCAATTTCGACTCCCCTTACTCGATTGATGAAAACCTTTGGGGCCGTTCCAATGAGGCCGGTATTCTGGAAAATCCTTGGAACCAAGCACCAGCTGACGCCTATGCTTTGACTGTTGCCGTCGAGGATGCACCAGATAAAGCCGACTTTGTCGATATTGAATTCAAGAATGGCCTGCCCGTCGCATTAAATGGACAGCAGATGAAACTATCTGATTTGATCAGCAAGCTATCAGTGTTGGCCGGATCGCACGGTATCGGCCGGATTGATCACGTTGAAAACCGGCTGGTCGGCATCAAGTCCCGTGAAATTTATGAAGCACCCGCAGCTGCAGTTATCATGACAGCTCACAAGGACTTGGAAGATATTACCTTGGAACACGATGTTGCCCACTTCAAGCCGATCATTGAACAAAAGATCGCCAACCTGATTTATAACGCCATGTGGGTCTCACCATTATTCGATGCACTCAATACTTTCATTGATGAAACGCAGAAGGTTGTTAATGGTGTTGTCAAGATGAAGCTCTTCAAAGGATCTGCCATCGCTGTTGCTAGAAAGTCGGAACACAACTCTCTCTATTCTGAAAAGCTGGCCACTTATACATCAGCCAATTCCTTTGACGAACAGGCTGCAGTCGGCTTTATGAAACTTTATACCCTCCCAGCAACTGTTTACGAACAAGTTAACCACATTCACTCAAAAGAAAAAGAAGAAATCTAAATGATACCGGTTAGTCTGGCGACTTTAGATTTCGCAGAAATGTGGCCATATCGCAAGATTTTTATCAACGGGTTGTTCAATACTTTGCAATTAACGATTTTAGCCTTATTGATCGGATTAGCATTAGGCTTGCTTTTGGCCCTGGTTAAAGTAATTAAAGTTCCTTGGCTGAGCTTATTTGCACGCTTCTATACCTCTGTTTTTCGAGGAACCCCGCTTTTAGTGCAAATATTTCTCATCTACTTTGGCGCCAAACAAATTGTCGGCTTTAATGTCAATGCTTTCTCCTCGGCTTTGGTCGCCTTGTCTTTAAATTCAGCTGCCTATATCTCAGAAATTCTGAGAGGCGGTATTCAGGCTGTGAACATCGGCCAAACTGAAGCGGCCCGTTCTCTGGGATTTAACTATCGGCAATCCTTCTTCTATGTAGTTCTCCCGCAAGGATTAAAATCTGTCCTGCCGGCCATGGTCAACGAAGCAATTAGTCTCTTAAAAGATACTTCTTTAGTATCAACAGTCGGCATGATGGACCTCATGCGTGCTGGCATGACGGCTCAAGGAGGTACTTACTTAGCCTTTGAACCCTTTATCATCGTTGCAATTATCTACTACATTCTCGTCATGATTTTGACTAACTTTTCTAACAAACTCGAAAGGAATTTAAATAAATCAAAATGATTAAACGTTTTTCTCTCTTAATTTTTACGGCCATGTTGGCCTTAACCACCTTATTTACACTTTCGAGCCAAGCCAAGAAACCCTTCAGTGGGCAAACGATCAAAGTTGCGACAAGTCCAAATTTCCCACCTTTTGAAAATAAAGTCGTCGATTCGGCAGGCAATTCGAAAATCGTTGGTTTTGATATTGATTTGTTGAAAAAACTGTCAAAAGACTTGGGATTTAAATTCAGTCTGCAGGAAACTGACTTCAGCGGTCTGATGGGATATTTGCAGTCTAACCGTGCAGATCTGGTTATTTCCGGCATGACAGCAACGCCTGAGCGGGCAAAGAATGTCGATTTCTCAACGCATTATTTCAATGCTAAAACCGCTATTCTTCATCCAAAAAATATTAAAATCAAATCGGTCAAAGATTTAAAAAATCTGAAAGTAGCAGCTGTTTTTAATACACAATATGTGGATCAGGTCAAAAAAATGGGTGCAAAAGTCACAGCACTAGACACAGGTACACTTGTTGCACAAGATTTATGGAATGGCAGCGTCCAAGGTGCTATCATGGATCAAACTAAAGCACAAGATTTGATCAAAAGCCACAAAGGCTACAGTTACTACGTATTTACCAATAAAGAATTAAAACTGAGTCAGCCAAACACGTTCTCAATTGCATTTCCAAAGAACAAGGAGGCAAAACTTCAAAAAGCAATCAACAAGAAAATAAAATTATATAAAAAGAATGGGACGCTTAAAAAACTCGCCACAAGATGGATGGGCAAAAAAGTCGCCGCATATCAATGACAAACAAAAACCAAGCCTACGCTTGGTTTTTTTAAAAGTTGAATTTTTCATAATAAATACGCCGGGCGCGAATACCGTATTGGCGAAGCAGGCCGCGATAACCGATCATCATCCGATTTGAACCCGACATGAGAAAGGTTGCTTGGTCATGAACCCTGTTTGGCACAATCTGAGATAATTTTTGCAAATTCAAGCGATGTATTGATTCAAAATAGTGAAAACGCGGATTATTTTCGGCTATTTTTTGCATCAACTGCCGATAAACTAATTCTTTTTCATCGGAGACAGTCCAGATAAAATAGATTTCCTTGCCAGCGGCATATTGCATGGCCAGATTAATCAAAGGAAAAGCACCTGTGCCGCCAGCCAGCATGACCACTGACTGACCGTCAGCCGTTAATTCCCGCATCCGGTCATCCAAAGTGCCGTAAGGACCATCAATTCTGGCAGTCTCACCAACTCGTAACTGGGCAATACGGCTCGAAAAATCACCATCCGCACGAATTGCCAACGTTACCTCACGAGCAGCTGCATCGAAATTAACGAAAGAAAACGGATGGAGTTCCTTCATGTCGGCTATTTCCGGAAAAGCAATGAAGAGATAGTCCCCTGGGTGGTAGTTGTTCAAAATCCTTTGATTGCCTGAGTTGAATTTCAGTGTGATTTGCGTGACGCGAGATGCTAAGTGTTTAACTTGAGACACGTTTGCCCGGCTATAGCCACGGAATTTGCGAATAAAGAATATCGTGTAGGCTGAAAAAACAAAAAGCGAATACAAGATAAAAAGCCAGGCAAAGGATTGGATCTGCATGATGTAGCCAATCAGCAAAACATGAATAAAGACAAAGAATGTCGCCACAATATTCAAGCGGTGCAGCCAGATCGTGACCTCATGATGAAAAAGATTCTTTTCGAAGAAACGCACGATCGTCCGTAAAAACTGGACACGTGCCGTTAGCCAATCACTCAAAAACAAAAGCGAATAAGCGGCCACAGCAATCATAATCCACAAGCCTAAATCTCCAGTTAACTTAATCAACCCATCAGAGGGCGACATTTCAGTATGCAGATAAGCTAATACAATCAAGCTTAGGCCCAGAAATGCGTGGACAAAATACATGGATGGCAGCCCGATTAAACGATCCAGCCATTTGGGTTTAGTGCTGACAAAAATAACAAATAGCATCCAGACATAGGCAATTGTGCCCAATTGGATACCAAGGATAGCTGAGGCGGAGCTTGGCAAGCCTAAAGCCAGCGCCTGCAATAACGGCAGAGGCAATAGGAAGATAGCTGCTGACCAGAACAGTCCTAATAAATAGCGATGACTTTTAAGCATAAATTAACTCCTTTTGATCGACAATCCGATTGTTCTGCCAACGTTCTGCAATTTTGCCATAGCTGATTCTCATGCCGGAACCATCAATCGCTTTCAGCCAACTATGATCCGAAATACTCGTGGTCGCGATTGCGGTTGCCCAAATGTCGGCTTCCGTCAAAGAATCACTAATCACACTGCTGCTGATAATATCAGTAGTTCGTGTGCCTATTGCACGGTTTTGGGCAATGTTAACCAGGTGATGGCCGCGCTCAACTGTTCCAGAACTGGCGATTGCACCAGAGGTCATAGCCAGTTTGGCAGCAACTTTTCTAGTATCAAAGGGATCCGCAATTCCAAGCTGCCAGACCCAATTACTGCCAGGACGTGTAACAAACTGCATATCGCCGCCGCCAATTAGAT
The Oenococcus kitaharae DSM 17330 DNA segment above includes these coding regions:
- a CDS encoding glycoside hydrolase family 70 protein produces the protein MERKARIDRKKLYKSGKNWIIASTTVFMMATGSNLITAQADDLNQEGTAAQSVSPSTAAANQSESSAQSTEQSATQAATDGEASTVSTAVTTITPHYVQQAGKWLYMGSDGEFVKGPQTIDGNLQFFDEQGIQIKGSFETVDGSSYYFDSQSGNAVTGFKIINNDLHYFEEDGKETVNNYATDKQGNIFYFDENGQMATGVKTIQGQSYYFDQDGHMRKGYSGVFDNQVLYFDKTTGALANTNVSSIKEGLTAQNDDFTAHNAVYSTKSESFTNIDGYLTAEAWYRPADILENGTDWRASRADEFRPILTTWWPDKQTEVNYLNYMKTQGFITNDQDFKLSDDQLLLNHAAQSVQGEIEKKISQQGSTDWLKTLLQTFINQQPSWNGESEDPGSDHLQGGALTFVNSPLTPDSNSNFRLLNRTPTNQTGTPQYDTDASLGGFELLLANDVDNSNPVVQAEQLNWLYYLLNFGSITADDPNANFDGIRIDAVDNVDADLLQIAAAYFKDAFKSGSNDQTTNQHLSILEDWSHNDPEYMKAQGYPQLTMDDYMHTQLIWSLTKPDNIRGTMQRFMDYYLVNRANDSTNNEAVANYSFVRAHDSEVQTVIAQIISDLYPNSGSGLIPTTDQLQAAFEVYNADMKSDVKKYTQYNIPSAYAMLLTNKDTVPRVYYGDMYTDDGDYMANKSPYFDAISTLLKARVKYAAGGQSMAVDKNDILTSVRFGQNAMLASDSGDNQTRQEGIGVIVSNNSHLKLAENDQVVLHMGAAHKNQAFRALLLTIESGLENFDTDLQAPVKYTDANGDLIFTAAELAGYLNPEVSGYLSAWVPVGAADNQDARTAADSATSTDGNVFHSNAALDSNVIFEGFSNFQSIPTAEQHDDFTNVKIAENAGLFKDWGITSFQLAPQYRSSTDSTFLDSIIQNGYAFTDRYDLGFDTPTKYGDVDDLRAAIKALHANNIQVMADWVPDQIYNLQNPEIITVNRTDSYGQPIAGSDLQNDLYLAYTNGGGQYQTKFGGAFLEKLQQLYPDLFTKTQISTGQTIDPSQKITEWSAKYFNGSNIQGRGAYYVLRDSGTDQYFKVISNDENEAFLPKQLTNQPGETGFSQDDQGIIFFSTSGYQAKNAFVQGDDGNYYYFDNTGHMVTGPQTINGRHYLFFPNGVEAQNVFVQNDRGETYYYDQRGRQVANQYVTDTNGNSFRFDENGIMLANQLAQVDGHWQFFKSSGVQAKDAFILGSDGKLRYFESGNGNMAVNEFKGSENGRYYYFGADGQAVSGLQTINGRQLYFDDHGQQMKDAFYTNQSGQRFYFNALTGDLVKGNFIYTSASSSFTPDNDSSDSYQGDSHLWYYADSQGQIVTGFQTINGHLQYFDDISGQMITNRFMRRADGNWIYLDENGEAVRGMRVINGLTNYFRDDFTQVKDGFAQDPNSGERHYFNGTNGAMVTNDYFSPDQIHWYYADDSGQPVTGFQTIKGQVQYFDQDGIQLKGGSQTDPVTKQTYYFDDKFGNGQIL
- the argH gene encoding argininosuccinate lyase; this translates as MKLWGGRFVKSEDPDMTAFDNSLPQGKLMYQEDILGSIAHATMLGKQAIISQSDSDAIVAGLKEILSEIKAGSLKIPDTGFEDIHSFVESVLTEKIGDAGKKLHTARSRNDQVAVDTKMYIKNRLQGVIAEIDLLIQAFIDKGNANPQIMPGYTHLQKAQTVTFKYYLGAYAQMLKRDKKRLLNAIDVMDENPLGSGAIAGTTHEIDRQLTTDLLGFKKPVDNFIDGVSDRDYIIEVLADFSIMAMHLSRLSEELIIFASQEFNYVIFDDSLSTGSSMMPQKKNADSAELVRGSSALIIGQLNQMLILMKGLPLAYNKDMQLDKDTFLPAFDRIEHMLLLMKKIVLTLKLNSKKLTAAVKNGFLNATDMADYLVKKGLPFRDAHGVVGQAVLMAEQAHKKLEDLTLEELQQCSPIIQDDIYEYLDVSQSMTKGIKKEML
- a CDS encoding argininosuccinate synthase yields the protein MSKKIVLAYSGGLDTSVAIPWLGDKGYDVIAVSLDVGQHGKQMDAIQKKALKIGAVQSIVIDAKDEFADDFVSKVIKSNALYEGEYPLLSALSRPLIIKKLVEIAHENNAVAIAHGSTGKGNDQVRFEAAIHALDPEMHIEAPIRDFQWSREEEIQYAHTHDVPVPINFDSPYSIDENLWGRSNEAGILENPWNQAPADAYALTVAVEDAPDKADFVDIEFKNGLPVALNGQQMKLSDLISKLSVLAGSHGIGRIDHVENRLVGIKSREIYEAPAAAVIMTAHKDLEDITLEHDVAHFKPIIEQKIANLIYNAMWVSPLFDALNTFIDETQKVVNGVVKMKLFKGSAIAVARKSEHNSLYSEKLATYTSANSFDEQAAVGFMKLYTLPATVYEQVNHIHSKEKEEI
- a CDS encoding amino acid ABC transporter permease; amino-acid sequence: MIPVSLATLDFAEMWPYRKIFINGLFNTLQLTILALLIGLALGLLLALVKVIKVPWLSLFARFYTSVFRGTPLLVQIFLIYFGAKQIVGFNVNAFSSALVALSLNSAAYISEILRGGIQAVNIGQTEAARSLGFNYRQSFFYVVLPQGLKSVLPAMVNEAISLLKDTSLVSTVGMMDLMRAGMTAQGGTYLAFEPFIIVAIIYYILVMILTNFSNKLERNLNKSK
- a CDS encoding substrate-binding periplasmic protein, with the translated sequence MIKRFSLLIFTAMLALTTLFTLSSQAKKPFSGQTIKVATSPNFPPFENKVVDSAGNSKIVGFDIDLLKKLSKDLGFKFSLQETDFSGLMGYLQSNRADLVISGMTATPERAKNVDFSTHYFNAKTAILHPKNIKIKSVKDLKNLKVAAVFNTQYVDQVKKMGAKVTALDTGTLVAQDLWNGSVQGAIMDQTKAQDLIKSHKGYSYYVFTNKELKLSQPNTFSIAFPKNKEAKLQKAINKKIKLYKKNGTLKKLATRWMGKKVAAYQ
- a CDS encoding FAD-binding oxidoreductase; translated protein: MLKSHRYLLGLFWSAAIFLLPLPLLQALALGLPSSASAILGIQLGTIAYVWMLFVIFVSTKPKWLDRLIGLPSMYFVHAFLGLSLIVLAYLHTEMSPSDGLIKLTGDLGLWIMIAVAAYSLLFLSDWLTARVQFLRTIVRFFEKNLFHHEVTIWLHRLNIVATFFVFIHVLLIGYIMQIQSFAWLFILYSLFVFSAYTIFFIRKFRGYSRANVSQVKHLASRVTQITLKFNSGNQRILNNYHPGDYLFIAFPEIADMKELHPFSFVNFDAAAREVTLAIRADGDFSSRIAQLRVGETARIDGPYGTLDDRMRELTADGQSVVMLAGGTGAFPLINLAMQYAAGKEIYFIWTVSDEKELVYRQLMQKIAENNPRFHYFESIHRLNLQKLSQIVPNRVHDQATFLMSGSNRMMIGYRGLLRQYGIRARRIYYEKFNF